A part of Aspergillus flavus chromosome 1, complete sequence genomic DNA contains:
- a CDS encoding U6 snRNA phosphodiesterase Usb1, which translates to MALVQYSDSESEEDTSHSESSPRPAKRLRQESTATPVSSLPPLPKTFHDLYASSTRISVKDDPSLHGGRKRAIPHVEGNWPTHIYLEWYPSKGELSTLSNVIAQIEGKLRKSKVKLNSLLRSDLGAQLPLHISLSRPVVLRTEQRQSFLDTFKSAIEDSNIRAFNATTEGLYCVSNHEKTRWFYVLRVKKPENDALNRLLKLSNRSLAFFNQPPLYEASPHILTADAGLSSPMKWQRGGSADYSHCFHISLAWSLTEPSPDERDQIANIKLRELSDLSVYFDCVKAKIGNNITSMPLACLLG; encoded by the exons ATGGCGTTGGTGCAATATTCGGATTCAGAGTCCGAGGAAGATACTTCACACAGTGAAAGTTCCCCAAGACCAGCCAAGAGACTGCGGCAAGAAAGCACTGCCACGCCGGTCTCATCCCTCCCTCCGCTACCGAAAACCTTTCATGATCTATATGCATCGAGCACTCGTATTAGTGTAAAAGATGATCCAAGCCTCCATGGGGGCCGTAAAAGGGCCATTCCGCACGTTGAAGGAAACTGGCCGACTCATATCTATCTAGAGT GGTATCCGTCAAAAGGAGAGCTTTCCACGTTAAGCAATGTTATTGCGCAGATTGAGGGAAAGCTTAGAAAGAGTAAAGTAAAACTCAATAGCTTGCTGCGAAGTGATCTTGGCGCACAACTCCCACTGCACATCAGCCTTTCAAGGCCGGTAGTTCTTCGGACTGAGCAGCGGCAATCATTTTTGGACACCTTTAAATCCGCCATTGAAGACTCAAACATACGAGC GTTCAATGCTACAACGGAAGGTTTATACTGTGTGTCCAATCATGAAAAGACACGGTGGTTTTATGTCCTGCGAGTGAAAAAGCCAGAAAATGACGCCCTCAACCGCCTTCTGAAACTCTCAAATCGATCGCTAGCTTTTTTCAACCAGCCACCGCTCTATGAGGCTTCACCGCATATCTTGACTGCAGATGCAGGCTTGAGCTCTCCTATGAAATGGCAGCGAGGTGGTTCTGCAGACTATTCTCACTGCTTTCACATCTCTTTGGCTTGGAGCTTGACAGAACCCTCTCCCGATGAAAGGGATCAGATCGCTAATATAAAACTTCGAGAACTTAGTGATTTGAGCGTCTACTTTGACTGCGTGAAGGCGAAAATTGGCAACAATATAACGAGCATGCCGCTTGCTTGTCTGCTGGGGTAA
- a CDS encoding uncharacterized protein (of unknown function-domain containing protein) yields the protein MSTPHIPPVTIEDLQAFQAKHFPGSTRSLVSEYTYNENVTDELAVDDDGLGYYPDGVKRTLTDEQIEIFRHSEIHSLMRERLLKEEEEVYQKAAEINEIKDNQADDKDTSAKRSGVVGETDQSTGEDQQARTLQSDTRQSVARNRTVDNSSDPTLDYDEDASEDTCKPAPSGYNSHIAGRRIISYED from the exons ATGTCTACACCGCACATCCCACCTGTAACGATA GAAGACCTACAAGCATTTCAAGCTAAACACTTTCCCGGAAGTACTCGGTCCCTTGTATCTGAGTATACCTACAATGAAAATGTAACGGACGAGCTGGCAGTCGATGACGACGGCCTTGGATACTACCCCGATGGTGTGAAGCGCACCCTGACGGACGAGCAGATCGAAATATTCAGACATAGTGAGATACACTCACTTATGCGCGAAAGACTACttaaagaagaggaggaggtgtATCAGAAAGCTGCTGAAATCAATGAGATTAAGGATAATCAAGCAGATGACAAAGACACTTCTGCAAAGCGCTCTGGTGTCGTTGGTGAAACTGATCAATCGACAGGCGAGGATCAACAAGCGAGAACTCTGCAGTCTGATACCAGGCAGTCCGTGGCCAGGAACCGAACCGTAGATAATAGTTCGGACCCTACGCTGGACTATGATGAAGACGCTTCTGAAGATACCTGCAAGCCTGCTCCATCAGGTTATAATTCTCATATAGCTGGTCGCAGGATCATTTCGTATGAAGATTAG
- a CDS encoding major facilitator superfamily domain-containing protein, which produces MAETENGHIAQDGEGSNPEPSFYEQKDARQVIGRIISTNFAVMVAGLNDAATGVLIPYIQPTYEIGLLQVSFIYLVNFAGWLCACFANIHVCSRLGTGGTLLLGATVQCLGYALMFWHPPYPLFMAAFFFTGMGVAFQDAQANAFTITVKNAHRWLGILHAVYGMGTIIAPLIANTIASRTPEWHHYYLIVFCVGVVNILLLAWTFRRGLFRPNVRNAKDTAGSELKATLANRSVWILNGFFFLYAGAEVASGGTILKYKPSIYVFQFQLTWIGWIVQFIISVRHGDPKKVGYIASGFWTGFTVGRVLLADITHKFGERRMVFAYLVLALAMQLVFWIVPSIPVNAIAVFLLGFFIGPFYPVGLYVLTEIVPQELHVGAIGFTASLGQAGSAAFPFMTGAIASKAGVQVLQPIMVGLLIGIGIFWAFIPKQGTIRLEDDDDENARLIN; this is translated from the exons ATGGCCGAGACGGAAAATGGCCATATCGCGCAGGATGGCGAAGGCTCGAATCCCGAGCCATCCTTCTATGAACAGAAGGACGCTCGCCAGGTTATAGGCAGAATAATAAGTACAAACTTCGCGGTCATGGTAGCTGGACTGAATG ACGCTGCCACGGGTGTGCTGATACCCTACATCCAGCCAACCTACGAGATAGGTTTGCTGCAAGTCTCATTCATATATCTCGTGAATTTTGCCGGCTGGCTCTGCGCTTGCTTTGCCAATATCCATGTCTGCTCCAGGCTAGGAACGGGGGGCACGCTGCTCTTGGGCGCAACGGTTCAGTGCCTCGGGTATGCACTCATGTTCTGGCATCCGCCCTATCCTCTTTTCATGGCCGCCTTCTTTTTCACGGGCATGGGTGTCGCTTTCCAGGATGCGCAGGCAAACGCATTTACTATCACTGTGAAGAACGCTCATAGATGGCTGGGCATACTTCATGCTGTTTATGGGATGGGAACTATCATTGCTCCACTGATTGCTAACACAATCGCCTCGCGAACGCCAGAATGGCACCATTACTACTTGATCGTGTTCTGTGTGGGCGTTGTGAATATCTTGCTTCTCGCGTGGACATTCCGGCGAGGTCTTTTCCGACCTAATGTGCGAAATGCCAAGGATACCGCTGGTAGTGAATTGAAGGCTACGCTAGCTAATCGGTCGGTGTGGATCCTGAAtggattcttcttcctctatgCCGGCGCGGAAGTGGCTTCCGGAGGTACGATTCTGAAATATAAGCCGAGTATATATGTCTTCCAGTTTCAGCTAACCTGGATAGGATGGATTGTTCAGTTCATTATCTCAGTAAGGCATGGTGACCCGAAGAAAGTAGGTTATATCGCCTCCGGGTTTTGGACTGGCTTTACCGTGGGCCGGGTTCTTCTCGCGGACATTACACACAAATTCGGTGAGCGTCGAATGGTCTTTGCTTATCTCGTGCTGGCGCTGGCGATGCAGCTTGTGTTCTGGATCGTCCCGAGTATCCCTGTAAACGCTATCGCGGTCTTCCTCTTGG GCTTCTTCATCGGACCGTTTTACCCTGTTGGACTATATGTTCTTACTGAAATCGTGCCCCAAGAGCTTCATGTCGGGGCAATTG GCTTCACTGCGAGTCTAGGACAAGCTGGCTCGGCCGCTTTCCCCTTCATGACGGGCGCAATAGCCTCGAAAGCAGGTGTTCAAGTCTTGCAACCGATCATGGTCGGCTTGCTTATCGGTATCGGTATATTCTGGGCTTTTATTCCGAAACAGGGGACCATAAGGCTcgaggacgacgacgatgagaaCGCCCGACTTATAAACTAG
- a CDS encoding neutral amino acid permease, producing MSPPQIVSLSPATNRVEQVEQQEKHMPADQGSFNIDEKKEEIPPYMQDAFGDEEFAEVKYKVLKWWQCGLLMVAETVSLGVLSLPAAVAGLGLVPAIIILIFFGALATYTGYVIGQFKWKYPHISNMADAGEVLAGKFGRELLGITQTLFLVFIMASHILTFAIAMNTLTEHGTCSIVFGVVGAVVSFVLSLPRTLAKMSWLSLVSFISILSAVIITMIGVGILAPGAGSMQVTVKTDLVHGFTSVTNIVFAFDWQSLLTKSAGHAAFFGFAAELKDPRDFPKALCLLQSIDISLYIIAAVVIYRYAGVDVASPALGSASPVVSKVAYGIALPTIIIAGVINGHIAFKYIYIRIFRGTDRMHKRDWVAVSSWVGIAASLWVLAWIIAEAIPVFSNLLGLIVCVLYSQTALFASWFTFGLSGMFWLHMNKGLWFSSPKKILLTFVNLMAIVVAATLCGLGLYVSGKAIHDDPSSASFSCANNA from the exons ATGAGTCCTCCTCAGATTGTCTCATTATCTCCTGCTACGAACCGTGTGGAGCAGGTTGAGCAGCAGGAGAAGCATATGCCTGCTGACCAGGGATCATTCAACATagacgagaagaaagaagagataccCCCATATATGCAAGATGCCTTCGGTGACGAGGAGTTTGCCGAAGTCAAGTACAAGGTTCTGAAGTGGTG GCAATGCGGTTTGCTCATGGTGGCCGAGACAGTGTCTTTGGGCGTCCTTTCCTTACCAGCGGCCGTTGCTGGCTTAGGTTTAGTCCC CGCTATCATCATCCTGATTTTCTTTGGAGCCCTGGCTACATACACTGGCTACGTGATTGGACAATTCAAATGGAAATACCCTCACATCTCGAACATGGCTGATGCGGGTGAGGTGCTTGCGGGTAAATTTGGGCGTGAATTACTCGGGATTACACAGACATTGTTCCTAGTATTCATCATGGCCAGCCATATACTCACGTTCGCCATTGCTATGAATACCCTCACTGAACATGGTACCTGCTCCATTGTCTTTGGTGTGGTAGGAGCGGTGGTGTCCTTTGTGCTGTCCTTGCCTCGGACGCTGGCCAAGATGTCCTGGCTATCGCTTGTTT CATTCATCAGTATTCTGTCAGCTGTTATCATCACCATGATCGGTGTTGGCATCTTAGCTCCCGGAGCGGGGAGCATGCAGGTTACGGTTAAGACTGACCTGGTCCACGGGTTCACGTCTGTTACAAACATTGTTTTTGCTTTCG ATTGGCAATCTCTTCTGACCAAATCAGCTGGACATGCCGCCTTCTTCGGATTTGCCGCCGAGTTGAAGGACCCGCGGGACTTCCCCAAGGCTCTCTGTCTTTTACAGAGCATCGACATCTCCCTATACATCATTGCAGCCGTGGTCATCTACCGCTACGCTGGTGTTGACGTCGCCTCCCCTGCCCTGGGGTCAGCAAGCCCTGTCGTCTCGAAAGTTGCCTACGGCATTGCTTTGCCAACT ATCATCATCGCTGGTGTCATCAACGGCCACATCGCCTTCAAATACATCTATATCCGTATCTTCCGTGGTACTGACCGCATGCATAAGCGTGACTGGGTCGCCGTCAGCTCCTGGGTCGGTATTGCCGCGAGTCTGTGGGTCCTTGCCTGGATCATCGCCGAAGCTATTCCTGTCTTCAGTAACCTTCTCGGCTTGATTGTATGTGTACTCTATTCTCAA ACTGCCCTTTTCGCTAGCTGGTTCACATTCGGCTTGAGCGGAATGTTCTGGCTGCACATGAACAAAGGTCTCTGGTTCTCCTCTCCAAAGAAAATCCTTCTTACCTTCGTGAACCTGATGGCTATTGTTGTCGCTGCCACACTT TGTGGCCTCGGTCTTTATGTTTCCGGTAAAGCTATTCATGACGACCCGAGCAGTGCAAGTTTCTCGTGCGCGAATAATGCGTAA